A portion of the Streptomyces sp. NBC_00376 genome contains these proteins:
- a CDS encoding GNAT family N-acetyltransferase, which yields MVLSDGEIVLRPIKLRDQRMWREVNRRNRDWLRPWEATVPPPAPGGPVAQRPTYRQMIRHLRAEANAGRMLPFAIEYEGRLVGQLTVAGITWGSMCSGHVGYWVDQDVAGRGVMPTAVALAVDHCFRAVGLHRIEVCIRPENGPSRRVVEKLGFREEGLRPRYLHIDGAWRDHLIYALTAEEVPDGLLRRWHRSRPGTPREMK from the coding sequence GTGGTCCTCAGCGACGGCGAGATCGTGCTCCGTCCGATCAAGCTGCGCGACCAGCGCATGTGGCGCGAGGTCAACCGGCGCAACCGCGACTGGCTGCGCCCCTGGGAGGCGACGGTGCCGCCGCCCGCGCCGGGCGGACCGGTGGCCCAGCGGCCCACGTACCGTCAGATGATCCGTCACCTGCGCGCCGAGGCCAACGCGGGCCGGATGCTGCCCTTCGCCATCGAGTACGAGGGCCGGCTGGTCGGTCAGCTGACGGTCGCGGGGATCACCTGGGGCTCGATGTGCTCGGGCCATGTCGGCTACTGGGTCGACCAGGACGTGGCCGGCCGGGGTGTGATGCCGACCGCGGTCGCCCTCGCCGTCGACCACTGCTTCCGCGCGGTCGGACTGCACCGCATCGAGGTGTGCATTCGGCCGGAGAACGGGCCCAGCAGAAGGGTCGTGGAGAAACTGGGATTCCGCGAAGAGGGCCTGCGCCCGCGCTATCTCCACATCGACGGTGCCTGGCGGGACCACCTGATCTATGCGCTCACCGCGGAGGAAGTGCCCGACGGGCTGCTTCGGCGCTGGCACCGGTCGCGACCTGGGACGCCACGGGAAATGAAATAA
- the glp gene encoding molybdotransferase-like divisome protein Glp — translation MSSTIWSVDEHLDDILGAVRPLEPIELQLHDAQGCVLVEDVMVQIALPPFDNSSMDGYAVRVADVEGADEEFPAVLTVIGDIAAGSDGLPGDRSLGPGEAARIMTGAPLPAGAEAVVPVEWTDGGTGGGPADTMRSLREAPEGAGGEVRVHRPVEARAHVRARGSDVKPGDLALGAGSVIGPPQIGLLAAIGRSTVKVRPRPRVVVISTGSELVQPGEELTGGRIYDSNSFALTAAAKDAGAIAYRVGAVTDDADTLRATIEDQLIRADIVVTTGGVSVGAYDVVKEALSSVGDEDEPGSGIDFRKLAMQPGKPQGFGSIGPDHTPLLALPGNPVSSYISFELFVRPVIRTLMGLKDVHRPTVRATLDAGEALSSPSGKRQFLRGTYDAEAGTVTPVGGSGSHLIAALAQSDALIVLPEDVTSAEPGTDTEVILLR, via the coding sequence TTGAGCAGCACGATCTGGTCGGTGGACGAGCACCTGGACGACATTCTCGGCGCGGTGCGACCGCTCGAACCCATCGAGCTGCAACTGCACGACGCCCAGGGCTGCGTGCTCGTCGAGGACGTCATGGTGCAGATCGCCCTGCCGCCCTTCGACAACAGCTCGATGGACGGGTACGCGGTCCGCGTCGCCGATGTCGAGGGCGCCGACGAGGAGTTCCCCGCGGTGCTCACCGTCATCGGCGACATCGCGGCGGGCAGCGACGGACTGCCCGGCGACCGGAGCCTCGGCCCCGGTGAGGCCGCCCGGATCATGACCGGCGCCCCGCTGCCGGCCGGTGCCGAGGCCGTCGTCCCGGTCGAGTGGACCGACGGCGGTACGGGCGGCGGCCCCGCCGACACCATGCGCTCCCTGCGGGAGGCCCCGGAGGGCGCGGGCGGCGAGGTGCGGGTGCACCGCCCGGTGGAGGCCCGCGCCCATGTCAGGGCCCGCGGCAGTGACGTGAAGCCGGGCGATCTGGCGCTGGGCGCGGGATCGGTGATCGGCCCGCCGCAGATCGGCCTGCTCGCGGCGATCGGCCGCTCGACGGTGAAGGTGCGGCCCCGGCCGCGCGTCGTCGTCATCTCCACCGGCAGCGAACTGGTCCAGCCCGGCGAGGAACTGACGGGCGGCCGGATCTACGACTCGAACAGCTTCGCGCTCACGGCCGCGGCCAAGGACGCCGGAGCGATCGCGTACCGGGTCGGCGCCGTCACCGACGACGCCGATACGCTCCGCGCCACGATCGAGGACCAGCTGATCCGGGCCGACATCGTCGTCACCACCGGAGGCGTCAGCGTCGGCGCGTACGACGTCGTCAAGGAGGCCCTGTCCTCGGTGGGCGACGAGGACGAGCCGGGCAGCGGCATCGACTTCCGCAAGCTCGCCATGCAGCCGGGCAAGCCGCAGGGCTTCGGCTCGATCGGCCCCGACCACACCCCGCTGCTGGCGCTGCCGGGCAACCCCGTCTCCTCGTACATCTCCTTCGAGCTGTTCGTACGGCCAGTGATCCGCACCCTGATGGGCCTCAAGGACGTGCACCGCCCCACGGTCCGGGCCACGCTCGACGCCGGCGAGGCGCTCTCCTCGCCGTCCGGCAAGCGCCAGTTCCTGCGCGGCACGTACGACGCGGAGGCCGGCACGGTCACCCCCGTCGGCGGTTCCGGATCGCATCTGATCGCCGCACTCGCCCAGTCCGACGCGCTCATCGTGCTGCCCGAGGACGTCACCTCCGCCGAGCCCGGCACGGACACCGAGGTGATCCTGCTCCGCTGA
- a CDS encoding 5-formyltetrahydrofolate cyclo-ligase produces the protein MSRKTLLRRELLAARRLLTGEDVENADAVLSRNALSLPELSGARTVAAYVSVGTEPGTRTLLDALRARGVRVLLPVLLADNDLDWAPYEGPGRLVRAGRGLLEPDGEPLGRDAVLEADAVLLPGLAVDARGMRLGRGGGSYDRVLARLTAADAHPALIVLLYDDEVVARVPEEPHDHPVDVVVTPAASRRTSR, from the coding sequence ATGTCCCGAAAGACGCTGCTCCGGCGTGAACTGCTGGCCGCGCGACGCCTTCTGACCGGGGAAGACGTGGAGAACGCCGATGCGGTTCTGTCGCGGAACGCATTGTCTCTTCCGGAGTTGTCCGGGGCCCGTACCGTCGCCGCGTACGTCTCGGTGGGCACCGAGCCCGGTACCCGCACCCTGCTGGACGCGCTGCGCGCCCGGGGCGTGCGGGTGCTGCTGCCGGTGCTCCTCGCGGACAACGATCTGGACTGGGCGCCGTACGAAGGGCCCGGTCGTCTCGTCCGGGCCGGCCGCGGGCTGCTGGAGCCGGACGGGGAGCCGCTGGGCCGCGACGCCGTCCTGGAGGCCGACGCGGTCCTGCTGCCGGGGCTCGCGGTGGACGCCCGGGGCATGCGGCTCGGCCGCGGCGGCGGCAGCTACGACCGGGTGCTGGCGCGGCTCACGGCGGCGGACGCGCATCCGGCGCTGATCGTCCTGCTGTACGACGACGAGGTGGTCGCGCGGGTCCCGGAGGAACCGCACGACCACCCCGTCGATGTGGTGGTGACACCGGCGGCGAGCCGCCGGACGAGCCGCTAG
- a CDS encoding MogA/MoaB family molybdenum cofactor biosynthesis protein: MTAPGTPPAPAPSPYRALVVTASNRASAGVYADKGGPLISEALTQLGFAVDGPQVVPDGDPVEQALRAGAAAGYDVIVTTGGTGISPTDRTPEATRRVLDHEIPGIPEAIRAEGRDKVPTAALSRGLAGVAGRTLIVNLPGSTGGVRDGLAVLARLLVHAVDQLRGGDHPRPGSPS, from the coding sequence GTGACGGCGCCCGGGACTCCACCGGCTCCGGCCCCGTCCCCCTACCGCGCCCTCGTCGTCACCGCCTCCAACCGCGCCTCGGCCGGCGTCTACGCCGACAAGGGCGGCCCCCTGATCTCCGAGGCGCTCACGCAGCTCGGCTTCGCCGTCGACGGCCCGCAGGTCGTGCCCGACGGCGACCCGGTCGAACAGGCCCTGCGCGCCGGGGCGGCGGCGGGGTACGACGTCATCGTCACGACCGGCGGTACGGGCATCTCGCCCACCGACCGCACCCCCGAGGCCACCCGCCGCGTCCTGGACCACGAGATCCCCGGCATCCCCGAGGCGATCCGCGCCGAGGGGCGCGACAAGGTCCCCACCGCCGCGCTCTCCCGGGGCCTCGCGGGCGTCGCGGGCCGCACCCTCATCGTGAACCTGCCGGGCTCCACCGGCGGGGTGCGTGACGGACTCGCCGTTCTCGCCCGTCTCCTGGTGCACGCCGTCGATCAGTTGCGCGGCGGCGATCACCCCCGACCGGGGAGCCCGAGCTGA
- a CDS encoding penicillin acylase family protein, with product MPANTTAPSGSTGTTGSAGAAGAKTGRKKGRRARLIVIVLVLALVAGIGYGTFWSVSTVRASYPQTTGSTKLDGLDGNVDVKRDSYGIPQLYADSDADLFRAQGFVQAQDRFWEMDVRRHMTAGRLSEMFGSGQVETDSFLRTLGWRKVAQEEYDNVLSEETKKNLQAYADGVNAYLKGRDGKDISVEYAALGFTNDYKPTEWTPVDSVAWLKAMAWDLRGNMQDEIDRSLMTSRLDAKQIEDLYPAYPYDKHRPIVDQGAISPVTGKFDPDATPSDNIGSDTAQGATEGLNTQLSALSDTLDQIPALLGPNGNGIGSNSWVVSGNYTTTGKPLLANDPHLAPQLPSLWYQMGLHCREISAKCQYDTAGYTFSGMPGVIIGHNQDIAWGFTNLGADVTDLFLEKVSGDGYLYDGKVKPFTTREETIKVAGGKDRTITIRETNNGPLVSDRSSEMEKVGQKAPVTNSAPDRADGYAVALKWTALDPGKSMDAVFELNRAKDFKTFRAAAEHFEVPSQNLIYADTDGNIGYQAPGKIPVRVDGDGTMPSPGWSSKYGWKKEPIPFDELPYEYNPKRGYIVTANQAVIDEKKYPHLLTKDWGYGSRSQRIDDLIQSKIKGGGKISTEDMQKMQMDNTSEIAALLVPELMKINVSDKSVREAQKLLEGWDYTQESDSAAAAYFNAVWRNILKLAFGNKLPKELRVEGDCLNVPRAGGSGPVDEQGRLVRECGQRDADSAQPDGGDRWYKVVAELMDDQNSDWWKAPKSGRDEPTENRDQLFARAMEDARWELTAKLGKDITTWSWGRLHQLTLKNQTLGTEGPGLLQRALNRGPWNLGGGEAAVNATGWNAAGGYEVVWVPSMRMVVNVGDWDKSRWINLTGASGHAFSAHYTDQTDKWVNGELLDWSFGTNAVGKSTTDTLTLKP from the coding sequence ATGCCCGCCAACACAACCGCCCCTTCCGGTTCCACCGGCACCACCGGTTCGGCCGGTGCCGCCGGTGCGAAGACCGGCAGGAAGAAGGGGCGACGTGCCCGCCTGATCGTGATCGTTCTGGTGCTGGCGCTTGTCGCGGGTATCGGTTACGGGACGTTCTGGTCCGTATCCACCGTGCGGGCCTCGTACCCGCAGACGACCGGGTCGACGAAGCTCGACGGCCTCGACGGGAACGTCGACGTCAAACGCGACAGCTACGGAATCCCGCAGCTGTACGCGGACTCGGACGCCGACCTCTTCCGCGCCCAGGGCTTCGTCCAGGCGCAGGACCGCTTCTGGGAGATGGACGTCCGCCGTCACATGACGGCCGGCCGGCTCTCCGAGATGTTCGGCTCCGGACAGGTCGAGACGGACTCCTTCCTGCGCACGCTGGGCTGGCGCAAGGTCGCGCAGGAGGAGTACGACAACGTCCTGTCCGAGGAGACCAAGAAGAACCTCCAGGCGTACGCGGACGGCGTGAACGCCTACCTCAAGGGGCGCGACGGCAAGGACATCTCCGTCGAGTACGCGGCCCTCGGCTTCACCAACGACTACAAGCCGACCGAGTGGACCCCGGTCGACTCGGTCGCCTGGCTCAAGGCCATGGCCTGGGACCTGCGCGGGAACATGCAGGACGAGATCGACCGCTCGCTGATGACCAGCAGGCTCGACGCGAAGCAGATCGAGGACCTCTACCCGGCGTACCCGTACGACAAGCACCGGCCGATCGTCGACCAGGGTGCGATCTCCCCGGTCACCGGGAAGTTCGACCCGGACGCGACCCCGTCCGACAACATCGGCTCGGACACCGCGCAGGGCGCCACCGAGGGCCTGAACACCCAGCTCTCCGCGCTCTCCGACACCCTCGACCAGATCCCGGCGCTGCTCGGCCCGAACGGCAACGGCATCGGGTCCAACTCCTGGGTGGTCTCCGGCAACTACACGACGACCGGCAAGCCGCTGCTCGCCAACGACCCGCACCTGGCGCCGCAGCTGCCCTCGCTCTGGTACCAGATGGGCCTGCACTGCCGCGAGATCAGCGCGAAGTGCCAGTACGACACCGCGGGCTACACCTTCTCCGGCATGCCCGGCGTGATAATCGGCCACAACCAGGACATCGCCTGGGGCTTCACCAACCTCGGCGCGGACGTCACCGACCTCTTCCTGGAGAAGGTCTCCGGCGACGGCTACCTGTACGACGGCAAGGTCAAGCCCTTCACCACCCGTGAGGAGACCATCAAGGTCGCGGGCGGCAAGGACCGGACGATCACCATCCGCGAGACCAACAACGGCCCGCTGGTCTCCGACCGCAGCAGCGAAATGGAGAAGGTCGGCCAGAAGGCCCCCGTCACCAACTCGGCCCCGGACCGGGCCGACGGCTACGCGGTCGCCCTGAAGTGGACCGCGCTGGACCCCGGCAAGTCCATGGACGCCGTCTTCGAGCTGAACCGGGCCAAGGACTTCAAGACCTTCCGGGCGGCGGCCGAGCACTTCGAGGTCCCCTCGCAGAACCTCATCTACGCCGACACCGACGGCAACATCGGTTACCAGGCGCCCGGGAAGATCCCGGTCCGCGTCGACGGCGACGGGACGATGCCCAGCCCCGGCTGGTCCTCGAAGTACGGCTGGAAGAAGGAGCCGATCCCGTTCGACGAGCTGCCCTACGAGTACAACCCGAAGCGCGGCTACATCGTCACCGCCAACCAGGCCGTCATCGACGAGAAGAAGTACCCGCACCTGCTGACCAAGGACTGGGGCTACGGCAGCCGAAGCCAGCGGATCGACGACCTCATACAGTCGAAGATCAAGGGCGGCGGGAAGATCTCGACCGAAGACATGCAGAAGATGCAGATGGACAACACCAGCGAGATCGCCGCGCTGCTGGTGCCCGAGCTGATGAAGATCAATGTCTCGGACAAGAGCGTCCGCGAGGCGCAGAAGCTCCTGGAGGGCTGGGACTACACCCAGGAGTCCGACTCGGCCGCGGCCGCGTACTTCAACGCGGTCTGGCGCAACATCCTCAAGCTGGCCTTCGGCAACAAGCTGCCCAAGGAGCTGCGGGTCGAGGGCGACTGCCTCAACGTGCCCCGGGCCGGCGGTTCGGGCCCGGTCGACGAGCAGGGCAGGCTGGTGCGCGAGTGCGGCCAGCGGGACGCGGACTCCGCCCAGCCCGACGGCGGTGACCGCTGGTACAAGGTGGTCGCCGAGCTGATGGACGACCAGAACAGCGACTGGTGGAAGGCGCCGAAGAGCGGCCGGGACGAGCCGACCGAGAACCGTGACCAGCTCTTCGCCCGCGCCATGGAGGACGCCCGCTGGGAGCTGACCGCCAAGCTCGGCAAGGACATCACCACCTGGAGCTGGGGCCGGCTGCACCAGCTGACCCTGAAGAACCAGACCCTCGGCACCGAGGGCCCCGGCCTGCTCCAGCGGGCCCTCAACCGCGGCCCGTGGAACCTGGGCGGCGGCGAGGCCGCGGTGAACGCCACCGGCTGGAACGCGGCGGGCGGCTACGAGGTCGTCTGGGTCCCGTCGATGCGGATGGTGGTCAACGTGGGGGACTGGGACAAGTCCCGCTGGATCAACCTCACCGGCGCCTCCGGGCACGCGTTCAGCGCGCACTACACCGACCAGACCGACAAGTGGGTCAACGGTGAACTGCTCGACTGGTCCTTCGGCACCAACGCCGTCGGCAAGTCGACGACCGACACCCTGACCCTCAAGCCATAG
- a CDS encoding MFS transporter: MASTVTDRPGYGQLLRTPGAWTFLLPGFAARQPFAMLTIGIVLLVQHTTGSYGSAGAVAAVTGVSMALFAPQTGKLADRFGQRAVLLPGVLVHAASVSALTTLALAGAPLWALFVAAVPTGASVPQVGPMVRARWAAVLGAAPGREASPLMSTAAAFESVTDEFTFVIGPVLATALCTGVHPAAGLITEAALTLVGGLLFAAQRRTQPTVRNAESGTSQRQASALSVPGVRVLAVAFLGIGAVFGGMQVSLTAFAEEIGRPGANGLLYGVFAAGNMLAGIACGAIAWKSGPRRRLIVGYAALTLTASGLWAVHSVPLLAGLGLLVGLSIAPALISGYTLVDALVPGSARTEAFTWLTGSVALGQAAAVTVAGRLADAHGASTGFLVPLVGTVLALITLVSLRSRLAAAAPGQTVARGVGHRKPVTVD, from the coding sequence GTGGCGTCCACGGTCACCGACCGCCCCGGTTACGGGCAGTTGCTGCGCACCCCGGGTGCGTGGACATTTCTTCTTCCGGGCTTCGCCGCACGGCAGCCCTTCGCGATGCTGACCATCGGCATCGTGCTGCTGGTCCAGCACACCACCGGCTCGTACGGCAGCGCGGGCGCCGTCGCCGCCGTGACCGGTGTCTCCATGGCCCTGTTCGCGCCGCAGACCGGCAAGCTCGCCGACCGCTTCGGCCAGCGTGCCGTGCTGCTGCCCGGCGTCCTGGTGCACGCGGCGTCCGTCTCGGCACTGACGACGCTGGCGCTGGCGGGCGCGCCCCTGTGGGCGCTGTTCGTGGCGGCCGTGCCGACGGGTGCGTCCGTTCCGCAGGTCGGGCCGATGGTGCGGGCCCGCTGGGCGGCCGTGCTCGGTGCGGCACCCGGCCGCGAGGCCTCGCCGCTGATGTCCACGGCTGCCGCCTTCGAATCGGTGACGGACGAGTTCACCTTCGTCATCGGCCCGGTGCTCGCCACCGCGCTGTGCACGGGGGTGCACCCGGCGGCCGGTCTGATCACGGAGGCCGCGCTGACCCTGGTCGGCGGGCTGCTCTTCGCCGCGCAGCGCCGCACCCAGCCCACGGTGCGCAACGCCGAGTCCGGCACCTCCCAGCGGCAGGCCTCCGCCCTGTCCGTACCGGGGGTGCGGGTGCTCGCCGTGGCCTTCCTCGGGATCGGCGCGGTCTTCGGAGGCATGCAGGTCTCGCTGACCGCCTTCGCCGAGGAGATCGGCCGCCCGGGAGCGAACGGTCTGCTGTACGGGGTCTTCGCGGCCGGCAACATGCTGGCCGGGATCGCCTGCGGTGCCATCGCCTGGAAGAGCGGGCCGCGGCGGCGGCTGATCGTCGGGTACGCGGCACTCACCCTGACCGCGTCCGGGCTGTGGGCGGTGCACTCGGTGCCACTGCTGGCCGGGCTCGGACTTCTGGTCGGGCTCTCCATCGCCCCGGCCCTGATCAGCGGCTACACGCTGGTCGACGCGCTGGTGCCGGGGTCCGCCCGGACCGAGGCGTTCACCTGGCTGACCGGCTCGGTCGCGCTCGGCCAGGCGGCAGCGGTGACGGTCGCCGGACGGCTCGCGGACGCCCACGGGGCCAGCACCGGTTTCCTGGTGCCGCTCGTGGGGACCGTACTGGCCCTGATCACCCTGGTTTCGCTGCGTTCCAGGCTCGCGGCCGCCGCCCCGGGACAGACCGTGGCACGTGGTGTCGGTCACCGGAAGCCGGTCACGGTGGACTGA
- a CDS encoding potassium/proton antiporter: MLVCSLVLLVAVVAVRVSSRSGLPSLLLYLGIGIAIGQDGFFDVKFDNAELTQVIGYAALVVILAEGGLGTKWKEIRPALPAAAMLSLVGVAVSVGVTAAGAHYLVGLDWRQSLIIGAVVSSTDAAAVFSVLRKVPLPARVTGVLEAESGFNDAPVVILVVAFSTKGAVDSWYVLVGEIALELAIGAAMGIAVGWLGSYGLRRVALPASGLYPIAVMAIAVSAYAAGALVHGSGFLAVYLAAMILGNAKLPHWPATRGFADGLGWLAQIGMFVLLGLLVTPHDLLDDFWPAVIVGLVLTVVARPLEVFISLAPFRLPWQEKALMSWAGLRGAVPIILATIPMVAGVEGSTRIFNIVFVLVVVYTLIQGPTLPWLAKALKIADDPAETADLGIESAPLERLRGHLLSVAIPGRSKMHGVEVGELRLPAGAAVTLVVRDGKSFVPAPSTVLRRGDELLVVATDPVRDAAEERLRAVGEGGKLAGWLGKTGGPRTHH; this comes from the coding sequence CTGCTCGTCTGCTCACTCGTGCTGCTCGTCGCGGTGGTGGCGGTGCGCGTCTCGTCCCGCAGCGGGCTCCCCAGCCTGCTCCTGTACCTCGGTATCGGGATCGCCATAGGGCAGGACGGCTTCTTCGACGTCAAGTTCGACAACGCCGAGCTGACCCAGGTCATCGGCTATGCCGCACTGGTCGTGATCCTCGCCGAGGGCGGCCTCGGCACGAAGTGGAAAGAGATCAGACCGGCGCTGCCCGCCGCGGCGATGCTCTCGCTGGTCGGCGTCGCGGTGAGCGTCGGCGTCACGGCGGCCGGGGCGCACTACCTGGTCGGCCTGGACTGGCGGCAGTCGCTGATCATCGGCGCGGTCGTCTCGTCGACGGACGCCGCCGCGGTCTTCTCCGTGCTGCGCAAGGTGCCGCTGCCCGCCCGGGTCACCGGCGTACTGGAGGCCGAGTCCGGCTTCAACGACGCCCCCGTGGTGATCCTGGTGGTCGCCTTCTCCACCAAGGGGGCGGTGGACAGCTGGTACGTACTGGTCGGCGAGATAGCCCTGGAGCTCGCCATCGGCGCCGCCATGGGCATCGCCGTCGGCTGGCTCGGCTCGTACGGGCTGCGTCGCGTGGCACTGCCCGCGTCCGGCCTCTACCCGATCGCCGTGATGGCGATCGCGGTGTCCGCGTACGCGGCGGGCGCCCTGGTCCACGGCAGTGGCTTCCTCGCCGTCTATCTGGCGGCGATGATCCTCGGCAACGCCAAGCTGCCGCACTGGCCCGCCACCCGCGGCTTCGCCGACGGGCTCGGCTGGCTGGCGCAGATCGGCATGTTCGTGCTGCTCGGCCTCCTGGTCACGCCGCACGACCTGCTCGACGACTTCTGGCCCGCGGTCATCGTGGGCCTGGTGCTGACCGTGGTGGCGCGTCCGCTGGAGGTCTTCATCTCGCTGGCGCCGTTCCGGCTGCCCTGGCAGGAGAAGGCACTCATGTCCTGGGCCGGGCTGCGCGGTGCCGTGCCCATCATCCTGGCGACCATCCCGATGGTCGCCGGGGTCGAGGGCTCCACCCGCATCTTCAACATCGTCTTCGTGCTCGTCGTCGTCTACACCCTCATCCAGGGGCCGACCCTGCCCTGGCTGGCGAAGGCCCTGAAGATCGCCGACGATCCGGCCGAGACCGCCGACCTGGGCATCGAGTCGGCGCCGCTGGAGCGGCTGCGCGGTCATCTGCTGTCGGTGGCCATCCCCGGCCGGTCGAAGATGCACGGCGTGGAGGTCGGGGAGCTGCGGCTGCCCGCCGGGGCCGCCGTCACCCTCGTCGTACGGGACGGCAAGAGCTTCGTACCGGCGCCCTCGACCGTGCTGCGGCGCGGCGACGAGCTGCTGGTGGTCGCCACCGATCCGGTGCGCGACGCGGCGGAGGAACGGCTGCGCGCGGTCGGCGAGGGCGGCAAGCTCGCGGGCTGGCTGGGGAAGACAGGCGGCCCGAGGACGCACCACTGA
- the galU gene encoding UTP--glucose-1-phosphate uridylyltransferase GalU produces the protein MTQSHPRISKAVIPAAGLGTRFLPATKATPKEMLPVVDKPAIQYVVEEAVTAGLSDVLMITGRNKRPLEDHFDRNYELESALTRKGDAERLRKVQESSDLATMHYVRQGDPRGLGHAVLCAAPHVGDQPFAVLLGDDLIDPRDPLLARMVEIQEREGGSVIALMEVAPEQIHQYGCAAVEPTAEGDVVRITGLVEKPEPAEAPSNLAIIGRYVLDPAVFDILRRTEPGRGGEIQLTDALQLLAEDEKAGGPVHGVVFKGRRYDTGDRSDYLRAIVRLACEREDLGPDFKTWLRSYVTEEM, from the coding sequence ATGACTCAGTCGCACCCCAGGATCAGCAAGGCTGTCATTCCGGCCGCGGGACTCGGTACCCGCTTCCTGCCGGCCACCAAAGCCACTCCCAAGGAGATGCTGCCTGTGGTCGACAAGCCCGCGATCCAGTACGTCGTCGAGGAAGCGGTGACCGCCGGTCTCTCCGACGTACTGATGATCACCGGCCGCAACAAGCGTCCGCTGGAGGACCACTTCGACCGGAATTACGAGCTGGAGTCCGCGCTCACCCGCAAGGGAGACGCCGAACGGCTCAGGAAGGTCCAGGAGTCGAGCGACCTGGCCACCATGCACTACGTCCGGCAGGGCGACCCGCGCGGCCTCGGCCACGCCGTGCTGTGCGCCGCACCGCACGTGGGGGACCAGCCGTTCGCTGTCCTCCTGGGTGACGACCTGATCGACCCGCGCGACCCGCTGCTGGCCCGCATGGTCGAGATCCAGGAGCGCGAGGGCGGCAGCGTGATCGCGCTGATGGAGGTCGCGCCGGAGCAGATCCACCAGTACGGCTGCGCGGCCGTCGAGCCCACCGCCGAGGGCGATGTGGTGCGCATCACCGGCCTCGTCGAGAAGCCCGAACCGGCCGAGGCGCCCAGCAACCTCGCCATCATCGGCCGCTACGTACTGGACCCCGCCGTCTTCGACATACTGCGCAGGACCGAGCCGGGCCGCGGCGGCGAGATCCAGCTCACCGACGCCCTCCAGCTCCTCGCCGAGGACGAGAAGGCTGGCGGCCCGGTGCACGGTGTCGTCTTCAAGGGCCGCCGCTATGACACCGGTGACCGTAGCGATTACCTCCGTGCCATTGTCAGACTCGCGTGCGAACGTGAAGACCTGGGCCCGGACTTCAAGACCTGGCTCCGCAGTTACGTCACTGAGGAGATGTAG
- the moaC gene encoding cyclic pyranopterin monophosphate synthase MoaC produces the protein MSTQNRLTHIDEAGAARMVDVSEKDVTARTARASGRVLVSPRVVELLRGEGVPKGDALATARIAGIMGAKRTPDLIPLCHPLAVSGVEVDLSVADDAVEILATVKTTDRTGVEMEALTAVSVAALTVIDMIKAVDKSAVITDVRVESKSGGKSGDYRRTEDSRRTEDLQRTGPDGADA, from the coding sequence TTGAGTACGCAGAACAGGCTGACGCACATCGACGAGGCGGGCGCGGCCCGCATGGTCGACGTCTCGGAGAAGGACGTCACCGCGCGGACGGCCCGCGCCAGCGGCCGGGTACTCGTCTCGCCGCGCGTGGTCGAGCTGCTCCGCGGCGAAGGGGTCCCCAAGGGCGACGCCCTCGCCACCGCCCGGATCGCCGGGATCATGGGAGCCAAGCGCACCCCCGACCTGATCCCGCTCTGCCACCCGCTGGCCGTCTCCGGGGTCGAGGTCGACCTGAGCGTCGCCGACGACGCAGTGGAGATCCTGGCCACCGTGAAGACCACGGACCGCACCGGCGTCGAGATGGAGGCCCTGACCGCGGTCTCCGTCGCGGCGCTCACCGTGATCGACATGATCAAGGCGGTCGACAAGTCGGCGGTCATCACGGACGTACGGGTCGAGTCGAAGTCCGGCGGCAAGTCCGGCGACTACCGGCGCACCGAGGACTCCCGGCGCACCGAGGACCTCCAGCGCACCGGGCCGGACGGAGCGGACGCGTGA
- a CDS encoding FmdB family zinc ribbon protein has translation MPTYQYQCTECGEGLEAVQKFTDDALTVCPSCDGRLKKVFSAVGIVFKGSGFYRNDSRGSSSSSTPASSSAKASGSASSSDSSSSASSTSAPTGSDSKSSASSSTASASSSSKSGTSAA, from the coding sequence GTGCCGACCTATCAGTACCAGTGCACCGAATGTGGCGAGGGCCTCGAGGCGGTGCAGAAGTTCACCGATGACGCCCTCACCGTGTGCCCGAGCTGCGATGGACGCCTGAAGAAGGTGTTCTCGGCGGTCGGCATCGTCTTCAAGGGTTCCGGTTTCTACCGGAACGACAGCCGCGGCTCCTCGTCGAGCAGCACGCCGGCTTCGTCCTCGGCGAAGGCTTCCGGTTCCGCTTCGTCGTCCGACTCCTCGTCGTCCGCGTCCTCGACGTCGGCTCCCACTGGGTCCGACTCGAAGTCGTCCGCGTCCTCTTCCACGGCCTCCGCCTCCTCTTCCTCGAAGAGCGGCACTTCGGCCGCCTGA